The following coding sequences lie in one Rissa tridactyla isolate bRisTri1 chromosome Z, bRisTri1.patW.cur.20221130, whole genome shotgun sequence genomic window:
- the CARTPT gene encoding cocaine- and amphetamine-regulated transcript protein: protein MESCRALALCAVAAALLLGARGQGPTPLRRGRDLGVPGGGASREKELIEALQEVLEKLKSKRVPHYEKKFGQVPMCDAGEQCAVRKGARIGKLCDCPRGTSCNSFLLKCL, encoded by the exons ATGGAGAGCTGCCGGGCGCTGGCGCTCTGCGCCGTGGCGGCCGCGCTGCTGCTGGGCGCCCGCGGGCAGGGGCCCACCCCGCTGCGCCGCGGACGCGACCTGGGCGTCCCCGGCGGCGGCGCCTCCCGAGAGAAGGAGCTg ATCGAGGCgctgcaggaggtgctggagaagCTGAAGAGCAAGCGGGTGCCGCACTACGAGAAGAAGTTCGGGCAGGTGCCCATG tGCGACGCCGGGGAGCAGTGCGCCGTGAGGAAGGGGGCCCGCATCGGGAAGCTCTGCGACTGCCCCCGGGGCACTTCGTGcaactccttcctcctcaagtGCCTGTAA